In one window of Tursiops truncatus isolate mTurTru1 chromosome 5, mTurTru1.mat.Y, whole genome shotgun sequence DNA:
- the MRPS18C gene encoding small ribosomal subunit protein bS18m isoform X3: protein MAAMVALCSGLGRRALKHFVTAAVCLTDSGAHAVLWRSCSQYKQVTSNEDLPVPMENPYKEPLKKCILCGKRVDYKNVQVFVGRNKKKSQKQLRELK, encoded by the exons ATGGCAGCTATGGTAGCCCTTTGCAGTGGGCTAGGAAGGAGAGCGTTAAAGCACTTCGTAACGGCTGCTGTCTGCCTCACAGATTCTGGGGCTCATGCAG TGCTGTGGAGAAGTTGTTCACAATATAAACAGGTAACCAGCAATGAGGACCtg cctgTTCCAATGGAAAATCCTTATAAGGAGCCTCTGAAAAAATGTATCTTGTGTGGAAAACGTGTAGATTATAAGAATGTACAG GTCTTtgtgggaagaaacaaaaagaaatcacaaaagcaATTAAGAGAGCTCAAATAA
- the MRPS18C gene encoding small ribosomal subunit protein bS18m isoform X4 gives MAAMVALCSGLGRRALKHFVTAAVCLTDSGAHAVLWRSCSQYKQPVPMENPYKEPLKKCILCGKRVDYKNVQVFVGRNKKKSQKQLRELK, from the exons ATGGCAGCTATGGTAGCCCTTTGCAGTGGGCTAGGAAGGAGAGCGTTAAAGCACTTCGTAACGGCTGCTGTCTGCCTCACAGATTCTGGGGCTCATGCAG TGCTGTGGAGAAGTTGTTCACAATATAAACAG cctgTTCCAATGGAAAATCCTTATAAGGAGCCTCTGAAAAAATGTATCTTGTGTGGAAAACGTGTAGATTATAAGAATGTACAG GTCTTtgtgggaagaaacaaaaagaaatcacaaaagcaATTAAGAGAGCTCAAATAA
- the MRPS18C gene encoding small ribosomal subunit protein bS18m isoform X1, translating into MAAMVALCSGLGRRALKHFVTAAVCLTDSGAHAVLWRSCSQYKQVTSNEDLPVPMENPYKEPLKKCILCGKRVDYKNVQLLSQFISPFTGCIYGRHITGLCGKKQKEITKAIKRAQIMGFMPVTYKDPAYLKDPKVCNIKYRE; encoded by the exons ATGGCAGCTATGGTAGCCCTTTGCAGTGGGCTAGGAAGGAGAGCGTTAAAGCACTTCGTAACGGCTGCTGTCTGCCTCACAGATTCTGGGGCTCATGCAG TGCTGTGGAGAAGTTGTTCACAATATAAACAGGTAACCAGCAATGAGGACCtg cctgTTCCAATGGAAAATCCTTATAAGGAGCCTCTGAAAAAATGTATCTTGTGTGGAAAACGTGTAGATTATAAGAATGTACAG CTTTTATCccagtttatttctccatttactgGATGCATTTATGGAAGGCACATAACag GTCTTtgtgggaagaaacaaaaagaaatcacaaaagcaATTAAGAGAGCTCAAATAATGG GGTTTATGCCAGTTACATACAAGGATCCTGCATATCTCAAAGACCCTAAAGTTTGTAACATCAAATACAGGGAATAA
- the MRPS18C gene encoding small ribosomal subunit protein bS18m isoform X2, whose amino-acid sequence MAAMVALCSGLGRRALKHFVTAAVCLTDSGAHAVLWRSCSQYKQPVPMENPYKEPLKKCILCGKRVDYKNVQLLSQFISPFTGCIYGRHITGLCGKKQKEITKAIKRAQIMGFMPVTYKDPAYLKDPKVCNIKYRE is encoded by the exons ATGGCAGCTATGGTAGCCCTTTGCAGTGGGCTAGGAAGGAGAGCGTTAAAGCACTTCGTAACGGCTGCTGTCTGCCTCACAGATTCTGGGGCTCATGCAG TGCTGTGGAGAAGTTGTTCACAATATAAACAG cctgTTCCAATGGAAAATCCTTATAAGGAGCCTCTGAAAAAATGTATCTTGTGTGGAAAACGTGTAGATTATAAGAATGTACAG CTTTTATCccagtttatttctccatttactgGATGCATTTATGGAAGGCACATAACag GTCTTtgtgggaagaaacaaaaagaaatcacaaaagcaATTAAGAGAGCTCAAATAATGG GGTTTATGCCAGTTACATACAAGGATCCTGCATATCTCAAAGACCCTAAAGTTTGTAACATCAAATACAGGGAATAA